A window of Natrinema versiforme contains these coding sequences:
- a CDS encoding IS5 family transposase has product MSSRLSRFTDRLVTLAQRAVSGDPAPAVKKGDGGYADWVIIVTHGLREYLDLPYRRLLDVLHEMPGIVEKMSLNVSQLPDFTTVCARNQQLQMTIWRTLLQLSADLHDTGEVQAIDATGFDRHSASRHYANRTNYTFRSVKTTALVDCETGAVLDVHCSMKQPHDTQVGRQVLTRNLDQLQTVTADKGYDWDALRQRLREADVRPVIKHREFVPLDVAYNVRQDNNTYHYRSAVEAIFFALKQRYSDTLRARTWFGQFREIVLKSVARNIEIAI; this is encoded by the coding sequence GTGTCCTCTCGTCTCTCCCGTTTCACAGATCGTCTCGTAACGCTGGCACAACGCGCTGTCTCAGGTGATCCTGCGCCAGCAGTCAAGAAGGGTGACGGCGGCTACGCTGACTGGGTCATTATTGTGACCCACGGTCTCCGCGAATACCTCGACCTGCCATATCGACGGCTCCTTGATGTCCTTCACGAGATGCCCGGTATCGTCGAGAAGATGAGTCTCAACGTCAGCCAACTGCCGGACTTTACGACCGTGTGCGCACGGAACCAGCAGCTCCAGATGACGATCTGGCGAACTCTGCTTCAGCTCTCTGCCGATCTTCACGATACCGGCGAGGTACAGGCTATCGACGCGACTGGCTTCGACCGGCACTCGGCCAGTCGTCACTACGCAAATCGGACAAACTACACCTTCAGATCGGTGAAGACGACTGCGTTAGTTGATTGTGAGACCGGTGCTGTGTTGGATGTCCATTGCTCAATGAAGCAACCGCACGACACGCAAGTCGGACGGCAAGTACTTACACGGAACCTCGACCAGCTTCAGACGGTCACTGCCGACAAAGGCTACGACTGGGACGCCCTTCGTCAGCGCCTACGGGAGGCAGATGTTCGCCCTGTGATCAAGCATCGTGAGTTTGTGCCATTAGATGTAGCTTATAACGTTCGCCAAGATAACAATACCTATCATTACCGGTCTGCGGTCGAGGCGATCTTTTTCGCTCTCAAACAACGGTATAGCGATACGCTCCGAGCACGAACGTGGTTCGGTCAGTTCCGCGAAATTGTGTTAAAATCCGTTGCTCGAAATATCGAGATTGCTATCTGA
- a CDS encoding inositol-3-phosphate synthase: protein MTDRREQPADGADRTGVWLVGARGNVATMSIVGARAIARGLTGTTGMVTEREPVASLDLPPVDGLVFGGHDIAPESLVAQAERQRDRNGVPDAETLAAVRDDLAEIDDRIEVGTAVNCGAAVSEDSERLDESLAVRDVVDQIRDDYETFRERHDLERLVVVNVASTEPELAAPERYDTRDALERAIDEDDRDLPASVLYTYAAIDGGHPFVNFTPSTGNTLGGIRELATAKDVPHMGRDAKTGETLVKSALAPMFAGRNLQVMSWEGHNILGNKDGLVLEDEENAAGKLSSKGDVLDSILPDIGHNRVRIDYTPSLADWKTAWDYIHFEGFLDTEMTMQFTWEGSDSALAAPLVLDLVRLVAHADEHGNGGLQPQLASFFKAPIGVDEHDFSRQLDRLYDYAEQHR, encoded by the coding sequence ATGACCGACAGGCGAGAGCAACCGGCCGACGGCGCAGACCGAACGGGCGTCTGGCTCGTCGGTGCACGCGGCAACGTCGCGACGATGTCGATCGTCGGTGCCCGCGCGATCGCTCGCGGACTGACTGGGACGACCGGAATGGTCACGGAACGCGAGCCGGTCGCGAGTCTCGACCTGCCGCCGGTCGACGGGCTCGTCTTCGGCGGCCACGACATCGCTCCGGAGTCGCTCGTCGCCCAAGCCGAACGCCAGCGCGACCGGAACGGCGTCCCCGACGCCGAGACGCTCGCCGCCGTCCGGGACGATCTGGCCGAGATCGACGACCGGATCGAGGTCGGGACGGCGGTCAACTGCGGCGCGGCCGTCTCCGAGGACAGCGAACGACTGGACGAGAGCCTCGCCGTCCGGGACGTCGTCGATCAGATCCGGGACGACTACGAGACGTTCCGCGAGCGCCACGACCTCGAGCGATTGGTCGTCGTCAACGTCGCCTCGACCGAACCCGAACTGGCGGCACCCGAGCGGTACGACACCCGCGACGCCCTCGAACGGGCGATCGACGAGGACGACCGCGACCTGCCGGCGAGCGTGCTCTATACCTACGCCGCGATCGATGGCGGCCACCCGTTCGTCAACTTCACGCCGAGTACGGGCAACACGCTCGGCGGGATCCGCGAACTCGCGACCGCGAAGGATGTCCCTCACATGGGTCGCGACGCCAAGACCGGCGAGACGCTCGTCAAGTCCGCGCTCGCCCCGATGTTCGCCGGGCGAAACCTGCAGGTGATGAGCTGGGAGGGCCACAATATCCTCGGCAACAAGGACGGACTCGTGCTCGAGGACGAGGAAAACGCCGCCGGCAAACTCTCGAGCAAGGGTGACGTGCTCGACTCGATCCTCCCCGACATCGGCCACAATCGGGTCCGGATCGACTACACGCCCTCGCTGGCCGACTGGAAGACGGCGTGGGACTACATTCACTTCGAGGGCTTCCTCGACACGGAGATGACAATGCAGTTCACGTGGGAGGGGTCGGACTCCGCGCTGGCCGCGCCGCTGGTCCTCGATCTGGTACGACTGGTCGCCCACGCCGACGAACACGGGAACGGGGGGCTCCAGCCCCAGCTCGCGTCCTTTTTCAAGGCCCCCATCGGGGTCGACGAACACGACTTCTCCCGCCAACTGGACCGTCTGTACGACTACGCCGAGCAGCATCGCTGA
- a CDS encoding ribonuclease HI family protein, producing the protein MTDDPLPSEHLSPLATLVDEALADVGYEVAAATDAIDDAVPGYGGLFDPATTPAELRSALESLLESGLSRPPVPEPTSDTFVLYVDGSSRGNPGPAGAGAVIMGAAEDQLARLGRPVGSRTGNNTAEYVALQLGLSELLARYEPRTLEVRIDSMTVIRDIWGGEDPTEPGVETYSEAVTAALSSIPDHQYTHLADSDPNPADALATVGADIAAFGPG; encoded by the coding sequence GTGACCGACGACCCCCTGCCGAGCGAACACCTCTCGCCGTTGGCCACGCTCGTCGACGAAGCACTCGCAGACGTCGGCTACGAGGTCGCAGCCGCCACCGACGCCATCGACGACGCCGTCCCCGGCTACGGCGGTCTGTTCGACCCGGCGACAACACCGGCTGAGTTGCGTTCCGCGCTCGAGAGCCTGTTGGAGTCGGGACTCTCCCGGCCACCCGTCCCCGAGCCGACGAGCGACACGTTCGTCCTCTACGTTGACGGCAGTTCACGTGGCAACCCCGGCCCCGCAGGGGCGGGCGCTGTCATCATGGGCGCTGCGGAGGACCAACTCGCCCGTCTCGGCCGCCCCGTCGGCTCCCGGACGGGGAACAACACCGCCGAGTACGTCGCCCTCCAACTCGGGCTCTCCGAACTGCTGGCCCGCTACGAACCGCGCACGCTGGAGGTGCGCATCGACTCGATGACGGTCATCCGAGACATCTGGGGCGGCGAGGACCCGACGGAACCGGGCGTCGAGACGTACAGCGAGGCCGTTACGGCGGCACTCTCGAGCATCCCGGACCACCAGTACACGCATCTGGCCGACAGCGACCCGAATCCCGCCGACGCACTGGCGACGGTGGGTGCCGATATCGCGGCGTTTGGACCCGGGTAG
- the lrp gene encoding HTH-type transcriptional regulator Lrp has translation MTYEHLDSDLVNELLNDGRASLRSLAEELDVSVTTVSNHLSDLEEEGVIEGYTPKIDYDEVGYDVTAVMQLKAEGNALPEITETLKDHRQMISVYEVTGDYDVIAIGKFEDTDDMNDQIKTLITDPDINQSNTSIVLNAVSENEQFELDTE, from the coding sequence ATGACCTACGAACACCTGGATTCGGATCTGGTAAATGAACTACTCAACGACGGCCGCGCAAGCCTGCGCAGTCTCGCCGAAGAACTCGACGTCTCCGTGACGACCGTCTCGAATCACCTCTCCGATCTCGAGGAGGAGGGCGTGATCGAGGGGTATACGCCGAAGATCGACTACGACGAGGTCGGCTACGATGTGACCGCCGTCATGCAACTCAAAGCCGAGGGGAACGCCCTGCCCGAAATCACCGAGACGCTGAAAGATCACCGCCAGATGATCTCCGTCTACGAGGTCACCGGCGACTACGACGTGATCGCCATCGGGAAGTTCGAGGATACGGACGACATGAACGATCAGATCAAGACGCTGATCACCGATCCCGACATCAACCAGTCGAACACGAGCATCGTACTCAACGCCGTCAGCGAGAACGAACAGTTCGAACTCGACACGGAGTAA
- a CDS encoding PQQ-binding-like beta-propeller repeat protein — translation MTYESHLVELPEDAPWNEKPGESTVEQGDIDQIPEVDVTEDDLQQTGEEPTDWLIMGGSYEAQRHTTADVITPENVDQLEAEYRLEVADDPNDFQGSPVVVGGDPPIMYTTVGPDMLYAINARTGEVLWTHFYENQDGASDETPPAERGPAVLGDTVYKSTLDLGVIAIDRYTGEERWYYNGAAAYRGEVADDLVHEELSWERSRGTTSSFPPLIYDGMLMKGSFGGEFGVSGFFDAIDLEGNPQWRVNMTPEHEWVGDSWEHGGATAWASGAIDSENGSVVIPSANPGPWYGTVRPGYNPYSCGKVAVNAADGEYEWHHQDSPHDWWDYDSPSPPVVFDAEVDGETRKFATWPGKTGWVYTVDMETGQLHQRSDEYVQHLNTFNLPPYDDLESSPWIMPDLIGGTNPQPSAYDPETRTLVVKGTNYPIKFSWFEVDYEAGQTYIGMDTVRKTEPVDAEEGEQREGDETPEDEEGAADAEEAEAGEQREGDETPANETAADADEAEVGEQREGDETPANETADDGGGGDELHEEQQERDDGEAADEDAEEDTEDAEEDTEDAEEDTEDEEEEDEEVQQFQDEEVPEWNQMAGVVAGIDPLTGDLKWQNWFSWRAGPPWGGSLTTATGVTFAGGPTGQLHAFDTETGERLAAHEVGDHGVDGAPMSWYDPNEGKQYVAIPGGGGNQVDEEGNTIAVFSLEE, via the coding sequence ATGACCTACGAATCACACCTCGTCGAACTGCCAGAAGACGCACCGTGGAACGAAAAACCGGGTGAATCGACCGTCGAACAGGGCGATATCGATCAGATTCCGGAAGTCGACGTCACCGAAGACGACCTCCAGCAGACGGGCGAGGAACCGACGGACTGGCTCATCATGGGCGGGTCCTACGAGGCACAGCGCCATACGACGGCCGATGTCATCACGCCCGAGAACGTCGATCAACTCGAGGCCGAGTATCGACTCGAGGTCGCGGACGACCCGAACGACTTCCAGGGCTCGCCGGTCGTCGTCGGCGGCGATCCGCCGATCATGTACACCACCGTCGGGCCGGACATGCTGTACGCGATCAACGCGCGGACGGGCGAGGTCCTGTGGACGCACTTCTATGAAAATCAGGACGGCGCGTCCGACGAGACGCCGCCGGCTGAGCGCGGGCCCGCCGTCCTCGGTGACACGGTCTACAAGAGCACCCTCGATCTCGGCGTCATCGCCATCGACCGCTACACCGGCGAGGAGCGGTGGTACTACAACGGTGCGGCCGCCTACCGCGGCGAGGTCGCCGACGACCTCGTCCACGAGGAACTCAGTTGGGAGCGATCCCGCGGGACCACGTCGTCGTTCCCGCCGCTGATCTACGACGGGATGCTGATGAAGGGCAGTTTCGGCGGCGAGTTCGGTGTCAGCGGTTTCTTCGACGCGATCGACCTCGAGGGGAACCCGCAGTGGCGGGTCAACATGACGCCCGAACACGAGTGGGTCGGCGACTCGTGGGAGCACGGCGGCGCGACCGCGTGGGCCTCGGGCGCGATCGACTCCGAGAACGGATCGGTCGTCATCCCGTCGGCCAATCCCGGCCCGTGGTACGGAACCGTCCGGCCCGGATACAACCCCTACTCCTGTGGCAAAGTCGCCGTCAATGCCGCGGACGGCGAGTACGAGTGGCACCATCAGGACTCGCCCCACGACTGGTGGGACTACGACTCGCCGAGCCCGCCGGTCGTCTTCGACGCGGAGGTCGACGGCGAAACCCGCAAGTTCGCGACGTGGCCCGGCAAGACGGGGTGGGTGTACACGGTCGACATGGAGACGGGACAGCTCCACCAGCGCAGCGATGAGTACGTCCAGCACCTGAACACGTTCAACCTGCCGCCGTACGACGACCTCGAGAGTTCCCCGTGGATCATGCCGGATCTCATCGGCGGGACGAATCCCCAGCCCAGCGCCTACGATCCTGAGACGCGGACGCTGGTCGTCAAGGGGACCAACTACCCGATCAAGTTCTCGTGGTTCGAAGTGGACTACGAGGCCGGCCAGACCTACATCGGGATGGACACCGTCCGGAAGACGGAACCGGTCGACGCCGAAGAGGGCGAGCAGCGGGAAGGCGACGAGACGCCCGAAGACGAGGAGGGGGCAGCAGACGCGGAGGAGGCGGAAGCGGGCGAGCAGCGCGAGGGTGACGAGACGCCCGCAAACGAGACGGCAGCAGACGCGGACGAGGCGGAAGTGGGCGAGCAGCGCGAGGGCGACGAGACGCCCGCAAACGAGACGGCAGACGACGGGGGCGGCGGAGACGAACTGCACGAAGAACAACAGGAGCGCGACGACGGCGAGGCGGCCGACGAAGACGCGGAGGAAGACACGGAAGACGCGGAGGAAGACACGGAAGACGCGGAGGAAGACACGGAAGACGAGGAGGAAGAAGACGAAGAGGTCCAGCAGTTCCAGGACGAGGAAGTGCCGGAGTGGAACCAGATGGCCGGCGTCGTCGCCGGGATCGACCCGCTCACAGGCGATCTGAAGTGGCAGAACTGGTTCAGTTGGCGAGCGGGGCCGCCGTGGGGCGGGTCGCTGACGACCGCGACGGGCGTGACCTTCGCCGGCGGTCCGACCGGGCAACTCCACGCCTTCGACACCGAGACGGGCGAGCGGCTGGCCGCCCACGAGGTCGGCGATCACGGCGTCGACGGAGCGCCGATGAGCTGGTACGATCCGAACGAAGGCAAACAGTACGTCGCGATACCCGGCGGCGGCGGAAATCAGGTCGACGAGGAGGGCAATACGATCGCCGTCTTCTCGCTCGAGGAATAG
- a CDS encoding TatD family hydrolase, whose amino-acid sequence MRIIDPHMHMVSRSADDYRRARRAGIECCIEPAFWSGQDKHNAGSFFDYFEQIIEHETDRAERAAGMDHYVTIGLEPKEANYREMAEEVVDRIPEYLDRDPVVGVGEIGFDQVTDDEEWAFRRQLEIAEDRELPVIIHTPHTDKPSGTERIVEIIEEMGVTQERIIIDHNTENTIDISTRTDCWIGFTLYPGKIEAESAIDLLEEYGTDNMIFNSAADWDPSDPLAVPKARDMMLDRGWDREDVRKVVFENPYEFFDQSPNFDYEA is encoded by the coding sequence ATGCGGATTATCGATCCTCACATGCATATGGTATCGCGCTCGGCCGACGACTACCGGCGAGCGCGACGGGCCGGTATCGAGTGCTGTATCGAGCCCGCCTTCTGGAGCGGTCAGGACAAACACAACGCGGGGTCGTTCTTCGATTACTTCGAGCAGATTATCGAACACGAGACCGACCGCGCCGAGCGGGCCGCCGGCATGGACCACTACGTCACGATCGGCTTAGAGCCCAAGGAAGCCAACTACCGCGAGATGGCCGAGGAAGTCGTCGACCGGATTCCGGAGTATCTCGACCGCGACCCCGTCGTCGGCGTCGGCGAGATCGGCTTCGATCAGGTCACCGACGACGAGGAGTGGGCGTTCCGCCGCCAGCTCGAGATCGCGGAGGACCGCGAGCTTCCCGTCATCATCCACACGCCCCACACGGACAAGCCGTCGGGGACCGAGCGCATCGTCGAGATCATCGAGGAGATGGGAGTCACCCAAGAGCGAATCATCATCGATCACAACACCGAGAACACGATCGATATTTCGACGCGAACGGACTGCTGGATCGGCTTCACGCTCTACCCCGGCAAGATCGAGGCCGAGTCGGCGATCGACCTGCTCGAGGAGTACGGCACCGATAACATGATCTTCAACAGCGCGGCGGACTGGGATCCCTCGGACCCGCTGGCGGTGCCGAAGGCCCGCGACATGATGCTCGACCGGGGCTGGGACCGCGAGGACGTGCGGAAAGTCGTCTTCGAGAACCCCTACGAGTTCTTCGACCAGTCGCCGAACTTCGACTACGAGGCCTGA
- a CDS encoding PQQ-dependent sugar dehydrogenase: MTRNDDSKRATSRRTVLRSTAALSVAGLALPAAAQEDAITGEIELGGRTSGWLGVSPEPIADERNPTLQLVAGEEYTLTWENQDGAGHNFIIEGESEGENYVATDVLADAGETQTVEFTAEEGMSTYYCGPHPQSMRGDIEFVDDAAGGDGTGESDQLIGEGPAVGLETVTDELTAPVTLQVADEEADRRFIVDQTGYIYVHDEDGLREEPFLDVTDQLIEFQDFDERGLLGLAFHPDFEENGRFFVRYSSPPREGTPEEYDHTFVLSEFRTADDDHSTADPDSERTILEIPEPQFNHNSGTIAFGPDGYLYVATGDGGGANDTDEGHVEDWYDDNEGGNGQDTEETLLGGVLRLDIDVESDERAYGIPDDNPLVDAEGHRDEYYAWGMRNPWGEFSFTGEGEFLLADVGQELFESVNHVQRGGNYSWNVKEGAHCFSTETPTEPPEDCPDEVSEDAGDPRAGEPLLDPVIEYPHERGILESDGAEGEGENGGGEDTGDDGAIGVSITGGYLYEGDEIDELEGTYVFGDWSQDGEGPGTLFLARPQAGATDGDDGDGDDLEDMFLDPPTDDGGNETETANETANETETGTETESDADGGTTGDGLWPIEQLQVEGEAAEDGRPTQLVYGFGRDADGELYVLTTSTPTVEGDGAVHRIVPADETDGETADDESETADDEPESAEENETEVEREPETEAEAEADGNETNEPNETTES, encoded by the coding sequence ATGACACGAAACGACGACTCCAAACGGGCGACCTCGAGGCGGACGGTCCTCCGATCGACTGCGGCGCTTTCCGTGGCCGGCCTCGCGCTGCCGGCGGCGGCACAGGAGGACGCCATCACCGGCGAGATCGAACTCGGCGGGCGAACGAGCGGCTGGCTCGGCGTCTCGCCGGAGCCGATCGCGGACGAACGCAATCCGACGCTCCAGTTGGTCGCCGGCGAGGAGTATACGCTCACGTGGGAGAACCAGGACGGTGCCGGACACAACTTCATCATCGAGGGCGAATCGGAGGGCGAGAACTACGTCGCGACGGACGTCCTCGCGGACGCGGGCGAAACGCAGACCGTCGAGTTCACCGCGGAGGAGGGCATGTCGACGTACTACTGCGGCCCGCACCCGCAGTCGATGCGCGGCGATATCGAGTTCGTCGACGACGCGGCCGGCGGCGACGGGACCGGCGAGTCCGACCAACTCATCGGCGAGGGACCGGCGGTCGGCCTCGAGACGGTCACCGACGAACTGACCGCGCCGGTGACGCTGCAGGTCGCCGACGAGGAGGCCGATCGCCGCTTCATCGTCGACCAGACGGGGTACATCTACGTCCACGACGAGGACGGACTGCGGGAAGAGCCGTTCCTCGACGTCACGGATCAGCTCATCGAGTTTCAGGACTTCGACGAGCGCGGCCTCCTCGGGCTCGCGTTCCACCCCGATTTCGAGGAGAACGGGCGGTTCTTCGTCCGGTATAGCTCGCCACCGCGGGAGGGAACGCCGGAGGAGTACGATCACACGTTCGTCCTCTCGGAGTTCCGGACGGCGGACGACGACCATTCGACCGCCGATCCCGACTCCGAACGGACGATCCTCGAGATCCCGGAGCCGCAGTTCAACCACAACTCCGGCACGATCGCGTTCGGTCCCGACGGCTACCTCTACGTGGCCACGGGCGACGGGGGCGGCGCGAACGACACGGACGAGGGCCACGTCGAGGACTGGTACGACGACAACGAGGGCGGCAACGGACAGGACACCGAGGAGACCCTCCTCGGCGGCGTCTTGCGGCTCGACATCGATGTCGAAAGCGACGAGCGAGCCTACGGAATTCCGGACGACAACCCGCTGGTCGATGCCGAAGGACACCGCGACGAGTACTACGCGTGGGGGATGCGCAACCCGTGGGGCGAGTTCTCCTTTACCGGCGAGGGCGAGTTCCTGCTCGCGGACGTCGGACAGGAACTCTTCGAGAGCGTCAATCACGTCCAGCGCGGCGGCAACTACAGCTGGAACGTCAAGGAGGGGGCCCACTGTTTCAGTACGGAAACCCCCACGGAGCCGCCCGAGGACTGCCCCGATGAGGTCAGCGAGGACGCCGGCGACCCACGCGCCGGCGAACCGCTGCTCGATCCGGTCATCGAGTACCCCCACGAACGCGGCATCCTCGAGTCCGACGGTGCCGAGGGTGAGGGCGAGAACGGCGGCGGCGAGGACACCGGTGACGACGGGGCGATCGGCGTCTCCATTACCGGCGGCTACCTCTACGAGGGCGACGAGATCGACGAACTCGAGGGGACGTACGTCTTCGGCGACTGGAGCCAGGACGGCGAGGGGCCGGGAACGCTGTTCCTCGCCCGTCCCCAAGCGGGAGCGACCGACGGCGACGATGGGGATGGCGATGACCTCGAGGATATGTTCCTCGATCCGCCGACCGACGACGGCGGGAACGAAACCGAGACCGCCAACGAGACCGCCAACGAGACGGAGACCGGTACCGAGACGGAAAGCGACGCTGACGGTGGGACGACCGGGGACGGACTGTGGCCCATCGAGCAACTGCAGGTCGAAGGCGAGGCCGCCGAAGACGGACGGCCGACCCAACTCGTCTACGGCTTCGGCCGGGACGCCGACGGCGAACTGTACGTCCTCACCACCAGCACGCCGACGGTCGAGGGCGACGGCGCGGTTCACCGGATCGTCCCGGCGGACGAGACGGACGGCGAAACGGCCGACGACGAATCGGAGACGGCCGACGACGAACCGGAGTCCGCCGAGGAAAACGAGACGGAAGTCGAGCGAGAGCCCGAAACCGAAGCGGAAGCCGAGGCGGACGGAAACGAGACGAACGAGCCGAACGAGACGACCGAGTCGTAA
- a CDS encoding chlorite dismutase family protein, translating to MLEEDGVVGLFAAYTLERPQTADDDVEIFTKEVSNILEDSNRSEEVLVDTYLLSGLTPGVDYLVRIHAHDLTTAQEVLREFQATSFGRYSKLVDVLIGIIRDAVYLPQTPDLDAIEKAATFEGTEPPDYAIIIPVDKNAEWWNLPDSDRIEKMRDHIEVALPYLDRIRRQLYHSSGLTDYDYITYFETNDLSAFIDLYRDLESVPEYHYVSDGNPTLIGRIESSETIVDKLLQSEDI from the coding sequence ATGCTCGAAGAGGATGGCGTGGTTGGACTGTTTGCAGCATATACACTTGAGCGGCCTCAAACAGCCGACGATGATGTTGAGATCTTCACTAAAGAAGTTAGCAACATCCTTGAAGATAGCAACAGGTCAGAAGAAGTGCTTGTTGATACGTATCTACTGAGTGGGCTTACCCCCGGAGTGGACTACCTTGTCCGTATCCATGCGCACGACTTGACGACTGCTCAGGAAGTCCTCCGAGAGTTTCAGGCCACATCGTTTGGACGGTACTCGAAACTCGTCGATGTGCTTATTGGGATTATCCGCGATGCCGTCTACCTCCCACAAACACCTGATCTCGATGCGATCGAAAAGGCGGCCACCTTCGAAGGAACGGAACCGCCAGACTACGCAATTATTATCCCAGTAGATAAGAACGCCGAGTGGTGGAATCTTCCCGACTCTGACCGTATTGAGAAAATGCGAGATCACATCGAAGTGGCGCTTCCCTATCTCGATCGTATCCGCCGTCAGCTCTACCATTCCAGCGGTCTCACCGATTACGATTATATTACCTATTTCGAGACAAATGACCTCAGCGCGTTTATCGATCTCTACAGAGACTTGGAATCCGTCCCCGAATACCACTACGTTTCCGACGGTAATCCTACGTTGATCGGTCGTATCGAATCGTCCGAGACTATTGTCGATAAACTTCTCCAATCTGAAGACATTTGA
- a CDS encoding alkaline phosphatase family protein — protein MTDPTIAETTDSADRVIVLDVVGLQPQHIDADRTPTLESHFPSDSVTDLRPPFPAVTVPAQTTLATGRGPAEHGDVSSGEYDRERQTAAFWERDRDGRDRIWETASEAGLTTGVLNFQHLIGTSADIALTPSPIEDEDNNMLEMNCWTNPNGFYDDLRDDLDHFPLHNYWGPGANEEGSRWILSAASEAIERFDPDLLWVYVPHLDYVGQSNGPGSNAFDEELAVVDDLLADFLTDLSETDRWDETLLTLVSEYGFHDVDRPVFPNRALREAGLLETGGDGDVDIPGSDAFAMVDHQIAHVYADPDAVADARDALADLEGVDAVLEESGKGEYGIDHLNAGELVLVADRDAWFQYYWWDDRAAAPPYATDMDIHKKPGFDPCELFFGDEGLVSLDAAQVSGSHGRVDESALGTFGLGGPAAPALEGDEPVDATDVTPTIADLLGLEGELSMAFEGTSLRQED, from the coding sequence ATGACAGACCCCACCATCGCCGAGACGACCGACAGTGCAGACCGCGTGATCGTCCTCGATGTCGTCGGCCTCCAGCCACAGCACATCGACGCCGACCGAACGCCGACCCTCGAGTCACACTTCCCGTCCGACTCAGTGACCGACCTCCGGCCGCCGTTCCCCGCGGTGACGGTGCCGGCCCAGACGACGCTGGCAACCGGGCGCGGTCCCGCCGAGCACGGCGACGTCTCGAGCGGCGAGTACGACCGCGAGCGCCAGACGGCCGCGTTCTGGGAGCGCGACCGCGACGGCCGCGATCGCATCTGGGAGACGGCCAGCGAGGCGGGACTGACCACCGGCGTCCTGAACTTCCAGCACCTGATCGGAACGAGCGCCGACATCGCGCTCACCCCCTCGCCGATCGAGGACGAGGACAACAATATGCTCGAGATGAACTGCTGGACCAACCCCAACGGCTTCTACGACGACCTCCGGGACGACCTGGACCACTTCCCGCTGCACAACTACTGGGGTCCCGGCGCGAACGAGGAGGGGAGCCGCTGGATCCTCTCGGCCGCGAGCGAGGCGATCGAGCGCTTCGATCCCGACCTGCTCTGGGTCTACGTCCCGCATCTGGATTACGTCGGCCAGAGCAACGGCCCCGGGAGCAACGCCTTCGACGAGGAACTCGCGGTCGTCGACGACCTCCTCGCGGACTTCCTCACCGACCTGTCCGAAACCGACCGCTGGGACGAGACCCTGCTCACCCTCGTCAGCGAGTACGGCTTTCACGACGTGGACCGACCAGTGTTTCCCAACCGCGCACTCCGCGAGGCCGGGCTGCTCGAGACGGGAGGAGACGGCGACGTCGACATCCCCGGATCGGACGCGTTCGCCATGGTCGACCACCAGATCGCACACGTCTACGCCGACCCGGACGCGGTCGCCGACGCCCGCGACGCGCTCGCCGATCTCGAGGGCGTCGATGCCGTCCTCGAGGAGTCGGGCAAGGGGGAGTACGGCATCGATCACCTCAACGCGGGCGAACTCGTCCTCGTGGCGGATCGGGACGCGTGGTTCCAGTACTACTGGTGGGACGACCGCGCGGCCGCGCCCCCGTACGCGACCGACATGGACATCCACAAGAAACCGGGCTTCGACCCCTGCGAACTCTTCTTCGGCGACGAGGGACTCGTCTCGCTCGACGCCGCGCAGGTCAGCGGCTCCCACGGCCGCGTCGACGAGTCCGCGCTCGGCACGTTCGGTCTCGGCGGCCCGGCCGCGCCCGCGCTCGAGGGCGACGAGCCGGTCGACGCGACCGACGTGACCCCGACGATCGCGGATCTGCTCGGGCTCGAGGGTGAGCTCTCGATGGCCTTCGAGGGCACGTCGCTTCGTCAGGAAGACTGA